The Pan paniscus chromosome 1, NHGRI_mPanPan1-v2.0_pri, whole genome shotgun sequence genome has a segment encoding these proteins:
- the DDX20 gene encoding probable ATP-dependent RNA helicase DDX20 isoform X1 yields MGEKGRRDKQDPRLPLSIARSDGAATMAAAFEASGALAAVATAMPAEHVAVEVPAPEPTPGPVRILRTAQDLSSPRTRTGDVLLAEPADFESLLLSRPVLEGLRAAGFERPSPVQLKAIPLGRCGLDLIVQAKSGTGKTCVFSTIALDSLVLENLSTQILILAPTREIAVQIHSVITAIGIKMEGLECHVFIGGTPLSQDKTRLKKCHIAVGSPGRIKQLIELDYLNPGSIRLFILDEADKLLEEGSFQEQINWIYSSLPASKQMLAVSATYPEFLANALTKYMRDPTFVRLNSSDPSLIGLKQYYKVVNSYPLAHKVFEEKTQHLQELFSRIPFNQALVFSNLHSRAQHLADILSSKGFPAECISGNMNQNQRLDAMAKLKHFHCRVLISTDLTSRGIDAEKVNLVVNLDVPLDWETYMHRIGRAGRFGTLGLTVTYCCQGEEENMMMRIAQKCNINLLPLPDPIPSGLMEECVDWDVEVKAAVHTYGIASVPNQPLKKQIQKIERTLQIQKAHGDHMASSRNNSVSGLSVKSKNNTKQKLPVKSHSECGIIEKAMSPKELGCDRQSEEQMKNSVQTPVENSTNSQHQVKEALPVSLPQIPCLSSFKIHQPYTLTFAELVEDYEHYIKEGLEKPVEIIRHYTGPGDQTVNPQNGFVRNKVTEQRVPVLASSSQSGDSESDSDSYSSRTSSQSKGNKSYLEGSSDNQLKDSESTPVDDRIPLEQPPNGSDTPNPEKYQESPGIQMKTRLKEGASQRAKQSRRNLPRRSPFRLQTEAQEDDWYDCHRETHLSFSDTYQDYEEYWRAYYRAWQEYYAAASHSYYWNAQRHPSWMAAYHMNTIYLQEMMHSNQ; encoded by the exons GATCCCCGCCTCCCCTTAAGCATCGCGAGATCTGACGGCGCGGCTACCATGGCGGCGGCATTTGAAGCCTCGGGAGCCTTAGCGGCAGTGGCGACTGCTATGCCGGCTGAGCATGTGGCCGTGGAGGTCCCGGCCCCAGAGCCAACACCCGGGCCTGTGAGGATCCTGCGGACCGCTCAGGATCTCAGCAGCCCGCGGACCCGCACGGGGGATGTGCTGTTGGCGGAGCCGGCCGACTTCGAGTCACTGCTGCTTTCGCGGCCGGTGCTGGAGGGGCTGCGGGCGGCCGGCTTCGAGAGGCCCTCGCCGGTGCAGCTCAAGGCCATCCCGCTGGGGCGCTGCGGGCTCG ATTTAATTGTTCAAGCTAAATCTGGCACCGGGAAAACCTGTGTGTTCTCCACCATAGCTTTGGACTCTCTTGTTCTTGAAAACTTAAGTACCCAG attttgatCTTGGCCCCTACAAGAGAAATTGCTGTACAGATACATTCTGTTATTACAGCCATTGGAATAAAAATGGAAGGCTTAGAGTGTCATGTCTTTATTGGAGGGACCCCATTATCACAAGACAAAACCAGACTTAAAAAGTGTCATATTGCTGTTGGATCTCCTG gcagAATTAAGCAACTCATAGAACTTGactacttgaacccaggcagtatACGCCTCTTTATTCTTGATGAAGCAGATAAGCTTTTAGAAGAAGGCAGCTTCCAGGAgcaaataaa tTGGATTTATTCTTCCTTGCCTGCCAGTAAACAGATGCTGGCAGTATCAGCTACTTATCCTGAATTTTTGGCTAATGCTTTGACAAAGTACATGAGAGATCCCACTTTTGTAAGACTGAATTCCAGTGATCCAAGTCTCATAG GTTTGAAGCAGTATTACAAAGTTGTCAATTCATACCCTTTGGCACATAAGGTTTTTGAGGAAAAGACTCAGCATTTACAGGAACTGTTCAGCAGAATTCCATTTAATCAAGCTTTAGTCTTTTCTAATTTGCACAGCAG AGCACAACATTTggctgatatcctttcttctaaaGGGTTTCCTGCTGAGTGCATTTCAG GCAATATGAATCAGAATCAGCGTCTTGATGCTATGGCTAAACTGAAGCACTTTCATTGCAGAGTCCTCATTTCCACAGATTTG ACTTCTCGTGGGATTGATGCTGAGAAGGTGAATCTGGTTGTAAATCTGGATGTACCATTGGATTGGGAGACATACATGCATCGGATTGGGAGAGCTGGCcgttttg GTACATTGGGGCTGACAGTGACCTACTGTTgccagggagaggaagaaaatatgatGATGAGAATTGCCCAGAAATGTAATATCAACCTTCTCCCTTTACCAG ATCCCATTCCTTCTGGTCTGATGGAAGAATGTGTGGATTGGGATGTGGAAGTTAAAGCTGCTGTGCATACGTATGGTATAGCAAGTGTACCTAACCAACCCTTAAAAAAGCAAATTCAGAAAATAGAGAGAACCCTTCAAATTCAGAAAGCTCATGGTGACCACATGGCTTCCTCTAGAAATAATTCTGTATCTGGACTATCAgtcaaatcaaaaaataataccaAACAAAAGCTTCCTGTGAAAAGCCACTCAGAATGTGGAATCATAGAAAAAGCAATGTCACCAAAAGAACTGGGCTGTGACAGGCAATCCGAAGAGCAAATGAAGAATTCTGTTCAGACTCCTGTTGAAAACTCCACCAACAGTCAGCACCAGGTCAAAGAAGCTTTACCTGTGTCACTCCCCCAGATTCCTTGTCTGTCTTCCTTTAAAATCCATCAGCCATACACGTTGACTTTTGCTGAATTGGTAGAGGATTATGAACATTATATTAAAGAGGGGTTAGAGAAACCTGTGGAAATCATCAGGCACTACACAGGCCCTGGGGATCAGACTGTGAATCCTCAAAATGGTTTTGTGAGAAATAAAGTTACTGAACAGAGAGTCCCTGTATTGGCAAGTAGTAGCCAATCTGGAGACTCTGAGAGTGACAGTGATTCTTACAGCTCAAGAACCTCTTCCCAGAGCAAAGGAAATAAGTCATACTTGGAAGGCTCTTCTGATAATCAGCTGAAAGACTCTGAATCTACTCCTGTGGATGATCGTATTCCTTTGGAACAACCACCAAATGGAAGTGACACCCCCAATCCAGAGAAATATCAAGAATCACCTGGAATCCAGATGAAGACAAGACTTAAAGAGGGGGCTAGCCAGAGAGCTAAGCAGAGCCGGAGAAACCTACCCAGGCGGTCTCCCTTCAGATTGCAGACTGAAGCCCAGGAAGATGATTGGTATGACTGTCATAGGGAAACACATCTGAGTTTTTCTGATACCTATCAGGATTATGAGGAGTACTGGAGAGCTTACTACAGGGCATGGCAAGAATATTATGCTGCCGCTTCTCATTCATATTATTGGAATGCTCAGAGACATCCAAGTTGGATGGCAGCTTATCACATGAATACCATTTATCTACAAGAAATGATGCATAGTAACCAGTGA
- the DDX20 gene encoding probable ATP-dependent RNA helicase DDX20 isoform X2, with protein MAAAFEASGALAAVATAMPAEHVAVEVPAPEPTPGPVRILRTAQDLSSPRTRTGDVLLAEPADFESLLLSRPVLEGLRAAGFERPSPVQLKAIPLGRCGLDLIVQAKSGTGKTCVFSTIALDSLVLENLSTQILILAPTREIAVQIHSVITAIGIKMEGLECHVFIGGTPLSQDKTRLKKCHIAVGSPGRIKQLIELDYLNPGSIRLFILDEADKLLEEGSFQEQINWIYSSLPASKQMLAVSATYPEFLANALTKYMRDPTFVRLNSSDPSLIGLKQYYKVVNSYPLAHKVFEEKTQHLQELFSRIPFNQALVFSNLHSRAQHLADILSSKGFPAECISGNMNQNQRLDAMAKLKHFHCRVLISTDLTSRGIDAEKVNLVVNLDVPLDWETYMHRIGRAGRFGTLGLTVTYCCQGEEENMMMRIAQKCNINLLPLPDPIPSGLMEECVDWDVEVKAAVHTYGIASVPNQPLKKQIQKIERTLQIQKAHGDHMASSRNNSVSGLSVKSKNNTKQKLPVKSHSECGIIEKAMSPKELGCDRQSEEQMKNSVQTPVENSTNSQHQVKEALPVSLPQIPCLSSFKIHQPYTLTFAELVEDYEHYIKEGLEKPVEIIRHYTGPGDQTVNPQNGFVRNKVTEQRVPVLASSSQSGDSESDSDSYSSRTSSQSKGNKSYLEGSSDNQLKDSESTPVDDRIPLEQPPNGSDTPNPEKYQESPGIQMKTRLKEGASQRAKQSRRNLPRRSPFRLQTEAQEDDWYDCHRETHLSFSDTYQDYEEYWRAYYRAWQEYYAAASHSYYWNAQRHPSWMAAYHMNTIYLQEMMHSNQ; from the exons ATGGCGGCGGCATTTGAAGCCTCGGGAGCCTTAGCGGCAGTGGCGACTGCTATGCCGGCTGAGCATGTGGCCGTGGAGGTCCCGGCCCCAGAGCCAACACCCGGGCCTGTGAGGATCCTGCGGACCGCTCAGGATCTCAGCAGCCCGCGGACCCGCACGGGGGATGTGCTGTTGGCGGAGCCGGCCGACTTCGAGTCACTGCTGCTTTCGCGGCCGGTGCTGGAGGGGCTGCGGGCGGCCGGCTTCGAGAGGCCCTCGCCGGTGCAGCTCAAGGCCATCCCGCTGGGGCGCTGCGGGCTCG ATTTAATTGTTCAAGCTAAATCTGGCACCGGGAAAACCTGTGTGTTCTCCACCATAGCTTTGGACTCTCTTGTTCTTGAAAACTTAAGTACCCAG attttgatCTTGGCCCCTACAAGAGAAATTGCTGTACAGATACATTCTGTTATTACAGCCATTGGAATAAAAATGGAAGGCTTAGAGTGTCATGTCTTTATTGGAGGGACCCCATTATCACAAGACAAAACCAGACTTAAAAAGTGTCATATTGCTGTTGGATCTCCTG gcagAATTAAGCAACTCATAGAACTTGactacttgaacccaggcagtatACGCCTCTTTATTCTTGATGAAGCAGATAAGCTTTTAGAAGAAGGCAGCTTCCAGGAgcaaataaa tTGGATTTATTCTTCCTTGCCTGCCAGTAAACAGATGCTGGCAGTATCAGCTACTTATCCTGAATTTTTGGCTAATGCTTTGACAAAGTACATGAGAGATCCCACTTTTGTAAGACTGAATTCCAGTGATCCAAGTCTCATAG GTTTGAAGCAGTATTACAAAGTTGTCAATTCATACCCTTTGGCACATAAGGTTTTTGAGGAAAAGACTCAGCATTTACAGGAACTGTTCAGCAGAATTCCATTTAATCAAGCTTTAGTCTTTTCTAATTTGCACAGCAG AGCACAACATTTggctgatatcctttcttctaaaGGGTTTCCTGCTGAGTGCATTTCAG GCAATATGAATCAGAATCAGCGTCTTGATGCTATGGCTAAACTGAAGCACTTTCATTGCAGAGTCCTCATTTCCACAGATTTG ACTTCTCGTGGGATTGATGCTGAGAAGGTGAATCTGGTTGTAAATCTGGATGTACCATTGGATTGGGAGACATACATGCATCGGATTGGGAGAGCTGGCcgttttg GTACATTGGGGCTGACAGTGACCTACTGTTgccagggagaggaagaaaatatgatGATGAGAATTGCCCAGAAATGTAATATCAACCTTCTCCCTTTACCAG ATCCCATTCCTTCTGGTCTGATGGAAGAATGTGTGGATTGGGATGTGGAAGTTAAAGCTGCTGTGCATACGTATGGTATAGCAAGTGTACCTAACCAACCCTTAAAAAAGCAAATTCAGAAAATAGAGAGAACCCTTCAAATTCAGAAAGCTCATGGTGACCACATGGCTTCCTCTAGAAATAATTCTGTATCTGGACTATCAgtcaaatcaaaaaataataccaAACAAAAGCTTCCTGTGAAAAGCCACTCAGAATGTGGAATCATAGAAAAAGCAATGTCACCAAAAGAACTGGGCTGTGACAGGCAATCCGAAGAGCAAATGAAGAATTCTGTTCAGACTCCTGTTGAAAACTCCACCAACAGTCAGCACCAGGTCAAAGAAGCTTTACCTGTGTCACTCCCCCAGATTCCTTGTCTGTCTTCCTTTAAAATCCATCAGCCATACACGTTGACTTTTGCTGAATTGGTAGAGGATTATGAACATTATATTAAAGAGGGGTTAGAGAAACCTGTGGAAATCATCAGGCACTACACAGGCCCTGGGGATCAGACTGTGAATCCTCAAAATGGTTTTGTGAGAAATAAAGTTACTGAACAGAGAGTCCCTGTATTGGCAAGTAGTAGCCAATCTGGAGACTCTGAGAGTGACAGTGATTCTTACAGCTCAAGAACCTCTTCCCAGAGCAAAGGAAATAAGTCATACTTGGAAGGCTCTTCTGATAATCAGCTGAAAGACTCTGAATCTACTCCTGTGGATGATCGTATTCCTTTGGAACAACCACCAAATGGAAGTGACACCCCCAATCCAGAGAAATATCAAGAATCACCTGGAATCCAGATGAAGACAAGACTTAAAGAGGGGGCTAGCCAGAGAGCTAAGCAGAGCCGGAGAAACCTACCCAGGCGGTCTCCCTTCAGATTGCAGACTGAAGCCCAGGAAGATGATTGGTATGACTGTCATAGGGAAACACATCTGAGTTTTTCTGATACCTATCAGGATTATGAGGAGTACTGGAGAGCTTACTACAGGGCATGGCAAGAATATTATGCTGCCGCTTCTCATTCATATTATTGGAATGCTCAGAGACATCCAAGTTGGATGGCAGCTTATCACATGAATACCATTTATCTACAAGAAATGATGCATAGTAACCAGTGA